The following are encoded in a window of Candidatus Nomurabacteria bacterium genomic DNA:
- a CDS encoding sugar transferase — MINFGKKDSLVLLLGDLVAFFLALWLTLALRSGVLPETMVFWNHVAVFAPLYFVWVIVFFISDLYRRQTLILTRNLPQMLIRAQVVNSFIAVLAFYFVPFFVQSGITPKTNLFLYLITTLPLIWLWRVYVTRWIGEGRPVRVFFACDGDEVEELKREITQRPEHRLALVTEAPALIVFNKYDGREDHLLPDFYRRFFHGVRFVPVHKFYENIFERVPISLVNEKWFLENISNQPQWLYSLLKRLMDLLLGLILTLLSLPFYLVIPLLVRLEDGGPVFFCDERVGLRGRVIKLYKFRSMSLEQDPYERKTTKIGAFIRRTRIDELPQLWSVVVGEQSLIGPRPEKPDYVNLYRKELPYYDARHLIAPGLSGWAQLYQTNHPHFQSDLLATSEKLSYDLYYLKNRGFWLDVKIALKTIRTILSRSGI, encoded by the coding sequence ATGATCAATTTCGGCAAGAAAGATAGCTTGGTGCTATTGCTCGGTGATCTTGTCGCTTTTTTCCTTGCGCTTTGGCTCACACTTGCCTTACGTTCGGGTGTTTTACCAGAGACAATGGTTTTTTGGAATCATGTGGCCGTTTTTGCACCCCTTTACTTTGTCTGGGTCATTGTTTTTTTCATTTCTGATCTCTATCGCCGTCAGACCCTAATTTTGACGCGCAATTTGCCTCAGATGTTGATTCGGGCGCAAGTGGTGAATAGTTTTATCGCTGTTCTGGCCTTCTACTTTGTGCCTTTTTTCGTTCAGTCTGGCATTACACCGAAGACGAACTTATTTTTATATCTTATCACCACCTTGCCGCTGATTTGGCTTTGGCGGGTTTATGTTACACGCTGGATTGGCGAAGGAAGGCCCGTTCGCGTCTTCTTTGCTTGTGATGGTGATGAAGTGGAGGAATTGAAACGGGAAATTACTCAGCGTCCAGAACATCGTCTGGCCCTAGTCACCGAAGCCCCCGCACTGATTGTGTTTAATAAATATGACGGTCGGGAGGACCATCTCTTGCCCGATTTCTATCGGCGATTCTTTCACGGCGTTCGCTTTGTGCCGGTGCATAAATTTTATGAGAATATCTTTGAGCGCGTTCCAATATCGTTAGTAAACGAGAAATGGTTTCTGGAGAACATTTCCAATCAACCGCAATGGCTTTACTCGCTGCTCAAGCGTCTAATGGATTTACTTCTCGGCCTCATTCTGACTCTTTTATCATTGCCATTTTATTTGGTGATTCCGCTACTTGTCAGATTGGAGGATGGTGGGCCGGTTTTCTTCTGCGATGAAAGGGTGGGTTTGCGTGGCCGCGTGATTAAACTTTATAAATTTCGCAGTATGTCGCTTGAACAGGATCCATATGAGAGAAAGACGACCAAAATCGGGGCCTTTATTCGCCGGACAAGAATCGATGAGCTACCCCAACTCTGGAGTGTTGTTGTGGGGGAACAATCGCTGATTGGTCCACGTCCAGAGAAGCCTGATTATGTGAATCTTTATCGGAAAGAGTTACCCTACTATGATGCGCGTCATCTGATTGCGCCTGGTCTCTCGGGCTGGGCTCAACTTTATCAGACGAATCATCCCCACTTTCAATCTGATCTTCTGGCCACAAGTGAGAAACTCTCTTATGATCTCTACTACCTTAAGAACCGTGGTTTCTGGTTGGATGTAAAAATTGCACTTAAAACCATTCGCACCATTCTCTCGCGGAGCGGTATCTAA
- a CDS encoding phosphatase PAP2 family protein — protein MDLIIFFATYLPWILVLFLAARMLREVERGESLRSIGLIFSSFGVTALLIWLLKSLFYFPRPFVINSNLVPLINQVADSSFPSAHAALFMALAVSVWSYRPRWGAVYLVGALLIGVARFLAHIHSSIDLLAGWLLGALVSTCLIGLFSYNGRH, from the coding sequence ATGGACCTAATCATTTTTTTCGCCACCTATTTACCCTGGATTCTGGTTTTATTCTTAGCCGCAAGGATGTTGCGGGAGGTGGAACGGGGCGAGTCGTTGAGGTCAATCGGTTTAATTTTTTCGTCATTTGGTGTTACAGCACTTCTCATCTGGTTACTAAAGAGTTTGTTTTATTTTCCCCGACCTTTTGTGATTAATTCCAACCTTGTGCCGCTGATTAATCAAGTTGCCGACAGTTCCTTTCCTTCCGCTCATGCGGCACTCTTTATGGCTCTTGCCGTCTCTGTCTGGTCGTATCGCCCACGCTGGGGTGCGGTTTATCTAGTCGGCGCATTGTTGATTGGTGTCGCCCGCTTCTTGGCCCACATTCATTCATCGATTGATCTTCTCGCTGGCTGGTTGCTAGGTGCTCTGGTCAGTACTTGCTTAATCGGCCTCTTCAGCTATAATGGGCGACACTAA